In the Halorubrum ruber genome, ACGCCTACTCGGTGTTCGACTGGGGGCAGATGCCCGACGTGATCCCGAACAAGGGCGCGAGCCTCTGCGCGATGGGCGCGTTCAACTTCGAACTGCTGGAGCGCGAGGGGGTCCCGACCCACTACCGAGGGGTCGCGGACGCCGACTCCGGCGATGTCGTCCCGCTCGACGAGGCGAGCGCGCCGCCGACGGAGATGGCCATCGACCTGACGCAGGTCCCCGACCTCCCGTACGAGGGGCCGCACGCCGGCTACGACTACGACGCCTTCCACGCCGCGGGCGGCGAGAACTACCTCGTCCCCCTCGAAGTGGTGTTCCGCAACCGCGTCCCCGTCGGCTCCAGCCTCCGGCGCCGCAGGGAGCCCGCGGATTTCGGCCTTGACGACCTCGCGGGGGGCGACGGCGAGTGGCCCGACGAGCCGGTCGACCTCCCCGAGCCGGTCGTGGAGTTCTCGACGAAGTACGAGCAACAGGACCGCTACCTGACCCGCGCGGAGGCCGACGCGGTCGCGGGCGTCGCCGACGTCGACGCCCTCGAGTCCCTCGCGCGAGAGGTGAACCGCGTCGTCACCGAGCGCGCCGAGGCGGCCGGCTTCGTCCACGAGGACGGGAAGATCGAGTGCCTCTACGTCGACGGCGAGCTCCGGGTCGCCGACGTGGTCGGCACGTTCGACGAGAACCGGTTCTCCTACGGCGGGCGCGGGATCTCGAAGGAGGTCGTCCGCCAGTGGTACAAGGCGAACGACCCCGACTGGGTCGCGGCCGTGAAGGAGGCGAAGGAGTCGGTGGCGGGCCGCGACATCGACGACTGGCGCGAGCTCTGCGACGAGTCGCCCGACCCGCTGCCGCCCGCGGTCGTCGCGGCCGTCTCCGAGATGTACGCGGCCGGGACGAACGCGTACACCGACCGCGAGTGGTTCGACGTACCCGACATCGAGGCGGCGCTCGACGCGGTCGACG is a window encoding:
- a CDS encoding phosphoribosylaminoimidazolesuccinocarboxamide synthase, whose amino-acid sequence is MTSVKEFRVDEPATADGLGRGRFVFTDAYSVFDWGQMPDVIPNKGASLCAMGAFNFELLEREGVPTHYRGVADADSGDVVPLDEASAPPTEMAIDLTQVPDLPYEGPHAGYDYDAFHAAGGENYLVPLEVVFRNRVPVGSSLRRRREPADFGLDDLAGGDGEWPDEPVDLPEPVVEFSTKYEQQDRYLTRAEADAVAGVADVDALESLAREVNRVVTERAEAAGFVHEDGKIECLYVDGELRVADVVGTFDENRFSYGGRGISKEVVRQWYKANDPDWVAAVKEAKESVAGRDIDDWRELCDESPDPLPPAVVAAVSEMYAAGTNAYTDREWFDVPDIEAALDAVDAL